One window from the genome of Megalobrama amblycephala isolate DHTTF-2021 linkage group LG4, ASM1881202v1, whole genome shotgun sequence encodes:
- the LOC125266915 gene encoding LOW QUALITY PROTEIN: TNF receptor-associated factor 2 (The sequence of the model RefSeq protein was modified relative to this genomic sequence to represent the inferred CDS: inserted 1 base in 1 codon): MAAQEPSPPSSMENNKPGFPKKILANKLEDKHLCNCCQNILRRPFQAQCGHRFCSYCFNRTVGSGPQKCNACIKEDIFEEPTSILKQGCAFPDNAARREVENLPAVCFNEGCAWKGSIKDYELSHEGKCEFMILSCPLCKELIRFNEQERHNERECPERTLNCKYCKEPFHFKNIKAHDEICPKYPMICEGCAKKKIPREKYVDHIKFCSKFRTPCRYHVVGCDMLVEKEKIHDHERACAHEHLNLLLHYIMGMKVSLEGLQPQSLELAGHKAHELHQALRDLEARVSQLSTIPGPTGPPVQGVPSSSSSASSSSASAIAXPPPPPAAATLPTSFTPLPSSVGAALELQLHSEKTKVADLGRRCQDLEVKAGTFEDVVCVLNREVERFATTMEASNRQHRLDQDKIEALSNKVRQLERQVGVKDLTVAEMEGRLREMSATTFDGVFIWRISDFTKKRQDAIAGRAPAMFSPAFYTSKYGYKMCLRIYLNGDGTGRGTHLSLFFVVMRGMSDALLKWPFNQKVTLMLLDQSNREHIIDAFRPDITSSSFQRPVSEMNIASGCPLFCPLSKLEGKNSYIRDDTIFIKAIVDLTGL, encoded by the exons ATGGCTGCTCAAGAACCCTCTCCCCCGTCCTCCATGGAGAACAACAAGCCAGGGTTCCCAAAGAAGATTCTGGCCAACAAACTTGAAGACAAACATTTATGCAACTGCTGTCAGAACATTTTGAGAAGACCGTTCCAAGCTCAGTGCGGTCATCGCTTTTGTTCTTACTGCTTCAACCGGACTGTTGG ATCTGGACCACAGAAATGTAACGCCTGTATCAAGGAGGACATCTTCGAAGAGCCCACGTCGATTCTCAAACAGGGCTGC GCGTTTCCCGACAATGCTGCCAGAAGAGAAGTTGAAAATCTTCCAGCTGTGTGCTTCAACGAGGGCTGCGCCTGGAAAGGCAgcattaaagattatgag TTGAGCCATGAGGGGAAATGTGAGTTCATGATTCTGTCCTGTCCCTTGTGCAAAGAGCTCATTAGATTTAACGAACAGGAGCGTCATAATGAACGCGAGTGTCCTGAGAGAACGCTCAACTGCAAATACTGTAAAGAACCatttcacttcaaaaacatcaaG GCCCATGATGAGATCTGTCCCAAATATCCTATGATTTGTGAAGGATGTGCGAAGAAGAAAATCCCCAGGGAAAAG TATGTTGACCACATCAAGTTCTGCAGCAAATTCAGGACTCCGTGCAGATATCATGTGGTTGGCTGTGATATGTTA GTGGAGAAGGAGAAGATCCACGATCACGAGCGTGCCTGTGCTCACGAACATCTGAACCTGCTATTGCATTACATCATGGGCATGAAGGTCAGTCTCGAGGGCCTGCAGCCACAAAGTCTGGAGCTGGCCGGTCACAAAGCGCACGAGCTTCACCAGGCGCTTCGAGACCTGGAAGCCAGAGTCAGTCAGCTGAGCACCATCCCCGGCCCGACCGGACCTCCCGTGCAGGGGGTCCCCTCCTCTTCGTCCTCCGCCTCGTCCTCCTCCGCATCCGCCATCG CGCCGCCTCCTCCGCCGGCCGCCGCCACTCTGCCCACGTCCTTCACGCCGCTTCCCAGCTCGGTCGGCGCCGCCCTGGAACTACAACTCCACAGCGAGAAGACCAAAGTGGCAGATCTGGGCCGCCGCTGCCAGGACCTGGAGGTGAAGGCGGGGACGTTCGAAGATGTGGTGTGTGTGCTGAATCGAGAAGTGGAGCGCTTTGCAACCACCATGGAGGCCAGCAACCGCCAGCACAGACTCGATCAGGACAAAATCGAGGCTCTTAGCAACAAG GTTCGTCAGCTGGAGCGGCAGGTGGGCGTTAAAGACCTGACTGTTGCTGAAATGGAGGGCAGACTGCGGGAGATGTCCGCAACCACGTTTGATGGCGTCTTCATCTGGCGGATATCAGATTTCACTAAAAAGAGACAAGATGCCATTGCTGGACGGGCGCCTGCCATGTTTTCACCTG CATTTTACACAAGCAAGTACGGCTATAAGATGTGCCTGCGTATTTACCTGAACGGAGACGGGACGGGTCGTGGAACTCACCTCTCGCTGTTTTTCGTGGTCATGAGAGGAATGAGCGACGCGCTGCTCAAATGGCCTTTCAACCAGAAG GTCACACTGATGCTGCTGGACCAGAGTAACAGAGAGCACATCATCGATGCGTTCCGTCCCGACATCACTTCCTCCTCATTCCAGAGGCCCGTAAGCGAGATGAACATCGCCAGCGGCTGCCCGCTTTTCTGTCCGCTGTCCAAGCTGGAGGGCAAGAACTCGTACATACGTGACGACACCATCTTCATCAAAGCCATCGTGGACCTCACTGGCCTTTAG